The following are from one region of the Bacillus methanolicus MGA3 genome:
- a CDS encoding phosphoadenylyl-sulfate reductase yields MSNLLVYENFETFTTVDFSIDNETKGALEVLEWAYSHYGDDLVYACSFGIEGIVMIDLISKVYEQARVVFLDTDLHFKETYELIEKVKKRYPRLRIEIKKPALTLEEQALQYGDKLWEREPNKCCEIRKVIPLNDVLSGVAAWLSGLRREQSETRKNTQFINKDNKFKSIKICPLIHWTWKDVWRYAHKQGLPYNILHDQGYPSIGCEKCTQPAINEGDLRSGRWSGTGKTECGLHT; encoded by the coding sequence ATGAGTAATTTATTGGTATACGAAAATTTTGAAACATTTACCACTGTTGATTTTTCAATTGATAATGAAACAAAAGGGGCTTTGGAGGTTTTGGAGTGGGCCTATTCCCACTATGGAGATGATTTGGTATATGCCTGCAGCTTTGGGATAGAAGGAATTGTTATGATTGATTTAATTTCAAAAGTTTATGAGCAGGCAAGGGTAGTTTTCTTAGATACTGATCTTCATTTCAAAGAGACGTATGAATTAATAGAAAAGGTAAAGAAACGGTATCCACGATTGCGGATAGAGATAAAGAAGCCGGCACTTACACTTGAAGAACAGGCCTTGCAGTACGGAGACAAATTATGGGAGAGAGAGCCGAACAAATGCTGTGAAATAAGAAAAGTAATCCCGCTTAATGACGTCCTCTCGGGGGTCGCCGCCTGGCTATCGGGCTTAAGAAGAGAGCAGTCTGAAACAAGAAAGAACACACAATTTATTAATAAAGACAATAAATTCAAATCAATAAAAATTTGCCCGCTTATCCATTGGACATGGAAGGATGTCTGGCGCTATGCCCATAAACAAGGCCTGCCTTATAACATTTTGCATGATCAAGGATACCCGAGCATTGGGTGTGAAAAATGCACACAGCCGGCAATAAATGAAGGTGATTTAAGGTCGGGGCGCTGGAGCGGGACAGGGAAAACCGAATGCGGACTGCATACATGA